The following are encoded in a window of Thermoleophilaceae bacterium genomic DNA:
- a CDS encoding cupin domain-containing protein — translation MDSWDIRSLDIEPHHPQILRSDDETRVIAINLPGGEQLQDHQVHERAYVVVVAGEVEIQQNGRTENGGAGLLVHFEPNERHEVRAHSDARLLLILSPWPGEGHPSRRG, via the coding sequence AGCTGGGACATCCGCTCGCTCGACATCGAACCGCATCACCCGCAGATCCTGCGTTCCGATGATGAGACACGCGTGATCGCGATCAACCTACCCGGAGGCGAGCAGCTCCAAGACCATCAGGTGCACGAGCGCGCGTATGTCGTGGTGGTTGCCGGGGAGGTGGAGATCCAGCAGAACGGCCGGACCGAGAACGGCGGCGCGGGCCTACTTGTGCACTTCGAGCCGAACGAGCGGCACGAGGTGCGCGCGCACTCCGACGCCCGGCTGCTCCTGATCCTGTCTCCGTGGCCCGGCGAGGGGCATCCATCCCGCCGCGGCTAG
- a CDS encoding cytochrome c maturation protein CcmE gives MDPSRKRRLRLVIALTAAMLLAGALIYTSFSAATDAKQPSQLLRSASPGQSYQLTGKVVPGSIVRNGDSMRFAVRDRNGTGAALPVTYTGEVPDPFRAGREIIVKGTVRGGTFVGERDSLVTKCPSKFQAAPNGSKT, from the coding sequence ATGGACCCCAGTCGCAAGCGCCGCCTTCGGCTGGTCATCGCGCTCACAGCCGCGATGCTCCTCGCCGGGGCCCTCATCTACACGAGCTTCAGCGCCGCAACGGACGCCAAGCAGCCGTCCCAGCTGCTGCGCTCCGCAAGCCCGGGCCAGTCCTACCAGCTCACCGGAAAGGTGGTGCCGGGATCGATCGTGCGCAACGGTGACTCGATGCGCTTCGCGGTCCGCGATCGCAACGGCACGGGGGCCGCGCTGCCCGTGACGTACACGGGCGAGGTGCCCGACCCGTTCCGCGCCGGCCGCGAGATCATCGTGAAGGGCACGGTGCGCGGCGGCACCTTCGTGGGCGAGCGCGATTCGCTTGTGACCAAGTGCCCGTCGAAGTTCCAGGCCGCGCCTAACGGCAGCAAAACGTAG
- a CDS encoding heme lyase CcmF/NrfE family subunit, giving the protein MADVGYACLVVGLLTMVYAAVASVYGARTGQRQFVVSGRHAFYCLAGMTILAVVILESAYLRNDFSYSLVAQNSSTDTPTFYKLTAMWSSQAGSLLLWALVLSIFSSVVLRLTRHRHHDIAPYAQATLAVVAGFFLSLMVFYSSPFDTLSPAPVEGNGLEPLLRHPAMMFHPPMLYSGYVGFTIPFAFCIGALITRRTDAEWIRSTRRFALIAWTFLGVGIMLGALWSYSELGWGGYWAWDPVENASLMPWLAGTAFLHSIMVQEKRGMLKVWNVSLIISTFVLALLGTFIVRSGVLDSIHAFGASTLGVPFLVFIGVVLAGSAALVISRLDDLKSEAKIDSFFSREAFFLMNNLVLVGLCFVIFWGTFFPLISEAVTGTKASVGPPWFDRYTVPLALVLVLLSGIGPVIAWRRVTLAGMRRVLMLPLVAAGVALVLLLALSNASGDVPSLIMFVLASFVVAVVAQEFWRGAKARSSVSGEAFGTALFKLVGRNRRRYGGYVVHGGIALLFIGVAASSSFAHHQDVRLKVGQSTKIGGYTVTYRRATSGLVSDRAGTGAPITAGAVLDIRKGSKHFTLAPSRNYFPAQSGPSIARYFAGEENSVISMRWGLTRTVWTAIQPDLSKLNPAIIVADKKFGSSNPNVQALVIDAIIGSYTKNPPPALFRMIVSPFVAWIWIGGAIGIAGALVALWPSPEARRRRVTSLYAARLGRELSRA; this is encoded by the coding sequence GTGGCAGACGTCGGTTACGCGTGCCTCGTCGTGGGGCTGCTCACGATGGTCTACGCGGCCGTCGCGTCGGTCTACGGCGCACGCACGGGCCAGAGGCAGTTCGTCGTGTCCGGGCGGCACGCCTTCTACTGCCTGGCCGGGATGACGATCCTCGCGGTGGTGATCCTGGAGAGCGCCTACCTGCGCAACGACTTCTCGTACTCGCTCGTGGCGCAGAACTCGTCCACGGACACGCCCACCTTCTACAAGCTCACGGCCATGTGGTCGAGCCAGGCCGGCTCGCTGCTCCTGTGGGCGCTGGTGCTCTCGATCTTCTCGAGCGTGGTGCTGCGGCTCACACGCCACCGCCACCACGACATCGCGCCGTACGCGCAGGCCACCCTCGCCGTGGTGGCGGGCTTCTTCCTCAGCCTGATGGTGTTCTACTCGAGCCCGTTCGACACGCTCTCGCCGGCCCCGGTGGAGGGCAACGGCCTCGAGCCGCTGCTCCGCCATCCGGCGATGATGTTCCACCCGCCGATGCTCTACTCGGGCTACGTGGGATTCACGATCCCGTTCGCGTTCTGCATTGGGGCGCTCATCACCCGCCGAACGGACGCGGAGTGGATCCGCTCCACCCGCCGCTTCGCGCTCATCGCGTGGACCTTCCTCGGGGTGGGCATCATGCTCGGCGCGCTCTGGTCCTACTCCGAGCTCGGCTGGGGCGGCTACTGGGCGTGGGATCCGGTGGAGAACGCGTCCCTCATGCCGTGGCTCGCCGGCACCGCGTTCCTGCACTCGATCATGGTGCAGGAGAAACGCGGGATGCTGAAGGTGTGGAACGTCTCGCTGATCATCTCCACCTTCGTGCTCGCGCTGCTCGGCACGTTCATCGTCAGATCGGGCGTGCTCGACTCGATCCATGCCTTCGGCGCCTCCACGCTGGGCGTGCCGTTTCTCGTGTTCATAGGCGTGGTGCTCGCCGGTTCCGCGGCGCTGGTGATCAGCCGGCTCGACGACCTCAAGTCGGAGGCGAAGATCGACTCCTTCTTCTCGCGCGAGGCGTTCTTCCTCATGAACAACCTCGTGCTCGTCGGGCTCTGCTTCGTGATCTTCTGGGGCACCTTCTTCCCCCTCATCTCCGAGGCGGTGACCGGCACGAAGGCGAGCGTGGGACCGCCGTGGTTCGACCGCTACACGGTGCCGCTGGCGCTCGTGCTTGTGCTGCTGTCAGGCATCGGCCCGGTGATCGCGTGGCGGAGGGTCACGCTCGCGGGCATGCGGCGCGTGCTCATGCTGCCGCTCGTGGCGGCCGGGGTTGCGCTTGTACTCCTGCTCGCCCTCTCCAACGCGTCGGGCGACGTGCCGTCGCTGATCATGTTCGTGCTCGCCTCGTTCGTGGTGGCGGTGGTGGCGCAGGAGTTCTGGCGCGGGGCGAAGGCGCGCTCGTCGGTGTCCGGCGAGGCATTCGGCACCGCGCTGTTCAAGCTCGTAGGCCGTAATCGCAGGCGCTACGGCGGCTACGTGGTGCATGGGGGGATCGCGCTGCTGTTCATCGGTGTGGCCGCCTCGTCCTCGTTCGCGCACCACCAGGACGTGCGGCTGAAGGTCGGGCAATCGACCAAGATCGGCGGGTACACGGTCACCTACCGCCGCGCCACGTCCGGTCTCGTGAGCGACCGCGCCGGCACCGGCGCGCCGATCACCGCCGGCGCGGTGCTCGACATCCGCAAGGGCAGCAAGCACTTCACCCTCGCGCCCTCGCGCAACTACTTCCCCGCGCAGAGCGGCCCGAGCATCGCCCGCTACTTCGCGGGCGAGGAGAACAGCGTGATCTCGATGCGCTGGGGCCTGACGCGCACCGTGTGGACGGCGATCCAGCCCGACCTCAGCAAGCTCAACCCCGCGATCATCGTCGCGGACAAGAAGTTCGGTAGCTCGAACCCCAACGTCCAGGCGCTCGTGATCGACGCGATCATCGGCTCCTACACGAAGAACCCGCCGCCGGCGCTCTTCCGGATGATCGTCTCGCCGTTCGTGGCATGGATCTGGATCGGCGGCGCGATCGGCATCGCCGGCGCACTCGTGGCGCTGTGGCCGTCGCCCGAGGCGAGGCGCAGGAGGGTCACCAGCCTGTACGCGGCCCGCCTCGGACGCGAGCTGTCGCGCGCCTAA
- the secG gene encoding preprotein translocase subunit SecG, whose translation MYSVLAGLQVIISVVLIMLILMHSGKDSGLSGAFGAGSGGGPFGGGSLVERNLNRWTVFFAILFVVNVIVLLKIG comes from the coding sequence GTGTATTCGGTCCTTGCCGGCCTCCAGGTCATCATCTCGGTCGTCCTCATCATGCTCATCCTCATGCACTCGGGGAAGGACTCGGGCTTGTCTGGCGCCTTCGGCGCCGGCTCGGGAGGCGGGCCGTTTGGCGGAGGCTCGCTCGTGGAGCGCAACCTCAATCGCTGGACCGTCTTCTTCGCGATCCTGTTCGTGGTGAACGTGATCGTGCTGCTGAAGATCGGCTGA
- a CDS encoding metallopeptidase TldD-related protein: MSPLELAQRALGAARAGDGGALVEVTRERSLMLRYARNRPTQSTAIDDVTVEIAVLRGGRVGKASTNATDDDSLARCAGEAEAAAQAMAQSAGDAGYPGFPEPSAVRACDTFDLATASLDATLGGGALAEAFEVAERHGVEAHGTWTVGDVEVAVASSTGVAVSERMTDAFMKVVCIAPSGRSGYATQASNAASALRPRELAERSAAKAAVNGDPVALAPGEYPVVLEPAAVADLLSMLGWQAFNGLAYLEDRSALSGRLGQKLTAPAINLSDSPRFPRTLQRCFDAEGVPKAPLPLIQDGVAVNVVHDTATAARAGTSSTGHATAPGGSTYGPIPCNLVLVGGGAQNAEELCRPIERGIYVTRLWYVNPVRPKETLLTGVTRDGTFLIENGEITRPVVDMRFTDSALGLLERTQALSATPVLTSDGEFYGRRFATGVVCPAVRVGSMRFTG; encoded by the coding sequence TTGAGCCCGCTCGAGCTGGCGCAGCGGGCGCTGGGCGCCGCCCGCGCGGGAGACGGAGGCGCGCTCGTGGAGGTCACGCGCGAGCGTTCGCTGATGCTGCGCTACGCGCGGAACCGTCCCACCCAGTCCACCGCGATCGACGACGTGACCGTGGAGATCGCGGTGCTCCGAGGCGGGCGGGTGGGCAAGGCATCCACCAACGCCACCGACGACGATTCGCTGGCGCGCTGCGCGGGCGAGGCGGAAGCGGCGGCGCAGGCGATGGCGCAGTCCGCCGGCGACGCCGGCTATCCCGGCTTCCCGGAGCCGAGCGCGGTCCGCGCTTGCGACACCTTCGACCTCGCCACAGCCTCACTCGACGCGACGCTCGGGGGCGGCGCGCTGGCGGAGGCGTTCGAGGTGGCCGAGCGGCATGGAGTGGAGGCGCACGGCACCTGGACGGTGGGCGACGTGGAGGTGGCCGTCGCGTCGTCCACCGGCGTGGCGGTGTCCGAGCGCATGACCGACGCCTTCATGAAGGTGGTGTGCATCGCGCCGAGTGGCCGGAGCGGTTACGCGACCCAGGCGAGTAACGCGGCGTCGGCGCTGCGGCCGCGCGAGCTTGCGGAGCGGAGCGCCGCGAAGGCGGCCGTGAACGGTGACCCGGTGGCGCTCGCCCCGGGCGAGTACCCGGTGGTGCTCGAGCCCGCGGCCGTGGCCGACCTGCTTTCGATGCTCGGCTGGCAGGCGTTCAACGGGCTCGCGTATCTCGAGGACCGCAGCGCCCTCAGCGGGCGGCTCGGGCAGAAGCTCACGGCGCCTGCGATCAACCTCTCCGATTCGCCGCGCTTTCCGCGCACGCTCCAGCGCTGCTTCGACGCGGAGGGGGTGCCGAAGGCGCCGCTTCCGCTGATCCAGGACGGCGTGGCGGTGAACGTGGTGCACGACACCGCCACCGCCGCGCGCGCCGGGACCAGCTCCACCGGCCACGCCACCGCGCCTGGCGGCTCGACGTATGGCCCGATTCCCTGCAACCTCGTGCTCGTGGGCGGCGGCGCGCAGAACGCGGAGGAGCTGTGCCGGCCGATCGAGCGCGGCATCTACGTCACGCGGCTCTGGTACGTGAACCCCGTGCGCCCGAAGGAGACGCTCCTCACTGGAGTGACGCGAGATGGCACGTTCCTGATCGAGAACGGCGAGATCACGCGGCCGGTGGTGGACATGCGCTTCACCGACTCCGCGCTGGGACTGCTCGAGCGCACCCAGGCCTTGAGCGCAACGCCCGTCCTCACGAGCGACGGCGAGTTCTACGGCCGCCGCTTCGCAACCGGCGTGGTGTGCCCAGCGGTGCGCGTGGGCTCCATGCGGTTCACGGGCTGA
- a CDS encoding TldD/PmbA family protein, whose amino-acid sequence MRHLLADLMDVAAGRADYADARHVSSVAESISTRNGNVDLVRRDAEEGFGVRVRIGGAWGFAAARGSEREAAESALERAIAVARAQPQANGALPLAPETPAQGAYSTTFEIDPFDVPLEEKLGLMLAADEGMRGDPRVTLTQAQFSAYRQDKVFASSEGALCEQRIVECGGGIAATATSEDDAQVRSFPGSHREHVAQAGWEHFTGLGLVENAPRIAEEAVALLSAPQCPAGRMTLVLDGEQVALQVHESVGHALELDRVLGREASYAGTSWVQVPDLGSLRYGSDKMNVSADATSATGLGSFGWDDEGVAAHSFPLISEGVLRGFLSSRESAAEIGLERSGGCMRAESFARQPIIRMTNINLAPGDSGTLEDLIADTDEGVLLETNRSWSIDNRRLQFQFATEIAWEIRDGKRGRMLRNPSYAGITPEFWGSLDAVCSESEWRLWGLLNCGKGEPGQSMHVSHGAAPARFRNVQVGVA is encoded by the coding sequence ATGCGCCACCTCCTGGCCGACCTCATGGACGTGGCGGCCGGCAGGGCCGACTACGCGGACGCCCGCCACGTTAGCTCCGTGGCGGAATCGATCTCCACCCGCAACGGCAACGTGGATCTCGTGCGGCGCGACGCGGAGGAAGGCTTCGGCGTGCGGGTACGGATCGGCGGAGCGTGGGGATTCGCCGCGGCTCGCGGCAGCGAGCGCGAGGCCGCGGAGTCGGCGCTAGAGCGCGCGATCGCCGTCGCACGGGCGCAGCCGCAGGCCAACGGCGCGCTGCCGCTCGCCCCGGAGACCCCCGCCCAGGGCGCCTATTCGACGACTTTCGAGATCGATCCGTTCGACGTCCCGCTCGAGGAGAAGCTCGGCCTGATGCTCGCGGCCGACGAGGGAATGCGCGGCGACCCCCGGGTGACGCTCACGCAGGCGCAGTTCAGCGCCTACCGGCAGGACAAGGTGTTCGCCTCGAGCGAGGGTGCCCTGTGCGAGCAGCGGATCGTGGAGTGCGGCGGCGGCATCGCGGCCACCGCCACAAGTGAGGACGACGCCCAGGTACGCTCATTCCCCGGCTCGCACCGCGAGCACGTCGCGCAGGCCGGTTGGGAGCATTTCACCGGGCTCGGTCTCGTGGAGAACGCGCCGCGCATCGCCGAGGAGGCGGTGGCGCTGCTGTCGGCCCCGCAGTGTCCGGCCGGCCGCATGACGCTCGTGCTCGACGGCGAGCAGGTGGCGCTGCAGGTGCACGAGTCGGTGGGGCACGCGCTCGAGCTCGATCGCGTGCTCGGCCGTGAGGCGTCATACGCCGGCACGAGCTGGGTGCAGGTGCCGGACCTCGGATCGCTCCGCTACGGCTCGGACAAGATGAACGTGAGTGCCGACGCCACCTCGGCCACCGGCCTCGGCAGCTTCGGCTGGGATGACGAGGGGGTGGCCGCGCATTCGTTCCCGCTCATCAGCGAGGGCGTGCTGCGCGGGTTTCTCTCCTCGCGCGAGTCGGCCGCCGAGATCGGGCTCGAGCGCTCCGGCGGATGCATGCGCGCGGAGAGCTTCGCGCGCCAGCCGATCATCCGCATGACGAACATCAACCTCGCGCCGGGCGACTCCGGCACGCTGGAGGACCTGATCGCTGACACCGACGAGGGCGTGCTGCTCGAGACGAACCGTTCATGGTCGATCGACAATCGCCGCCTGCAGTTCCAGTTCGCCACCGAGATCGCATGGGAGATCCGGGACGGCAAACGCGGCCGGATGCTCCGCAATCCCAGCTACGCCGGCATCACGCCCGAGTTCTGGGGCAGCCTCGACGCCGTGTGCTCCGAGTCGGAGTGGCGGCTGTGGGGGCTCCTCAACTGCGGCAAGGGCGAGCCCGGCCAGTCGATGCACGTGTCGCACGGCGCGGCGCCCGCGCGCTTCCGCAACGTGCAGGTGGGAGTGGCTTGA
- a CDS encoding PP2C family protein-serine/threonine phosphatase — MLRATITSDPGPLFAVPTVVAALWFGRRGGVITAVASAFLYTGARAINPGDALTLAGAGAFRLGAYLLLGYLVGRQAEQRQELSRVVDAQRLELGELRGIQQAIAPRHTPSRPSLELASCYVPAQQGAAGDFYLVTAGPGDCTIVVVGDVAGKGVDAARRAAFVRTAFANAAPFTNDPCRLLELANTALLEEPGDQVMLVTCACIVFVPSEHRMTWALAGHPAPMWLDDGTQLNQLTPAYPLGVEPLLECTSASTYFEPGAGLMAFTDGLSEARRGGGELFGTDRIANKLATLRGASPARVVRELRREAERFAGGALPDDLCIVALRAS; from the coding sequence GTGCTGCGCGCGACGATCACGTCGGACCCCGGGCCGCTGTTCGCCGTTCCCACCGTCGTTGCCGCCCTCTGGTTCGGGCGCCGCGGCGGTGTGATCACGGCCGTGGCGTCGGCATTCCTCTACACGGGTGCGCGGGCGATCAACCCTGGGGACGCGCTCACCCTCGCGGGCGCCGGTGCGTTCCGCCTCGGGGCCTACCTGCTGCTCGGGTATCTGGTGGGCCGGCAGGCGGAGCAGCGGCAGGAGCTGTCGCGGGTGGTGGACGCGCAGAGGCTCGAGCTGGGCGAGCTGCGCGGGATCCAGCAGGCGATAGCGCCGCGGCACACGCCTTCGAGGCCCTCGCTCGAGCTCGCGAGCTGTTACGTGCCGGCGCAGCAGGGCGCCGCCGGTGACTTCTACCTCGTCACAGCGGGCCCCGGTGACTGCACGATCGTCGTCGTGGGCGACGTGGCCGGCAAGGGCGTGGACGCCGCGCGGCGGGCCGCATTCGTGAGAACCGCCTTCGCGAACGCCGCGCCGTTCACGAACGATCCCTGCCGCCTGCTCGAGCTGGCGAACACGGCGCTGCTCGAAGAGCCGGGCGATCAGGTGATGCTCGTCACCTGCGCCTGCATCGTGTTCGTGCCGAGCGAGCACCGGATGACGTGGGCGCTGGCCGGGCATCCGGCGCCGATGTGGCTCGACGACGGCACGCAGCTCAACCAGCTCACGCCCGCCTATCCGCTGGGCGTGGAGCCGCTGCTCGAATGCACTTCGGCCAGCACCTACTTCGAGCCGGGTGCCGGTCTCATGGCGTTCACAGACGGTCTGTCCGAGGCGCGGCGGGGCGGGGGAGAGCTCTTCGGCACAGATCGGATCGCGAACAAGCTGGCCACGCTCCGGGGCGCCTCGCCCGCGCGCGTGGTGCGGGAGCTTCGCCGCGAGGCCGAGCGCTTCGCCGGCGGTGCGCTGCCGGACGACCTGTGCATCGTCGCGCTGCGCGCGAGCTGA
- a CDS encoding thermonuclease family protein, translated as MKPRMLIAALLAAIAAVGVLAWPSGTRHSTPGAGRGISATVIRPVDGDTLVARAGGRTFYVRLLGIDTPETHRPGTPVECGGPQASTNMARLAPPGAHVRLETDPGQDRVDRYGRLLAYVWLVDGRLLETAQLESGWANTYVYAGRPVELFPRLLSAWHDARAGHRGVWSACGGDFHSASN; from the coding sequence GTGAAGCCACGCATGCTCATCGCCGCGTTGCTGGCCGCGATCGCGGCTGTGGGCGTGCTCGCCTGGCCTTCTGGCACTCGGCACTCCACACCCGGCGCTGGGCGGGGCATCTCCGCGACCGTCATCCGCCCGGTGGACGGCGACACGCTCGTGGCCCGCGCCGGCGGGCGGACTTTCTACGTTCGCCTGCTTGGGATAGACACGCCTGAGACACACCGGCCGGGAACGCCGGTGGAATGCGGCGGCCCTCAGGCCTCGACCAACATGGCCCGCCTGGCCCCGCCGGGCGCGCACGTGCGGCTCGAGACCGATCCCGGCCAGGATCGCGTGGACCGTTACGGGCGGCTGCTCGCGTACGTGTGGCTCGTGGACGGCCGGCTGCTCGAGACCGCGCAGCTCGAGTCCGGCTGGGCGAACACCTACGTGTACGCGGGCCGGCCCGTGGAGCTCTTCCCGCGCCTTCTGAGCGCGTGGCACGACGCCCGCGCAGGGCATCGCGGCGTGTGGTCAGCCTGCGGCGGCGACTTCCACAGCGCCTCGAACTAG
- a CDS encoding NAD(P)-dependent oxidoreductase → MSDLSGRTMFMSGGSRGIGLAIALRAARDGANVALIAKTTEPHPKLEGTIYTAAEQIEEAGGKALPLPGDIRNEDQVLDAVQKTVDEFGGIDIVVNNASAIQIEGSETLPMKRYDLMQNINTRGTFLVSRTCVPHLKKGTNPHVLTLSPPLNMKPHWFKNHLGYTLAKYGMSMCTLGMAAEYADDGIAFNSLWPRTIIATAAVQNLLGGDEAMARSRKPEILADAAHAILVRDSRECTGNFFIDDEVLAEEGTTDLSDYTYGNAGELQTDIFLDA, encoded by the coding sequence GTGAGCGACCTGAGCGGCCGCACGATGTTCATGTCCGGGGGCAGCCGCGGGATCGGGCTGGCCATCGCCCTGCGCGCCGCGCGCGACGGCGCGAACGTGGCCCTGATCGCGAAGACCACCGAGCCGCATCCCAAGCTCGAGGGCACGATCTACACGGCCGCGGAGCAGATCGAAGAGGCCGGCGGCAAGGCGCTGCCGCTGCCGGGCGACATCCGCAACGAGGACCAGGTTCTCGACGCGGTGCAGAAGACGGTGGACGAGTTCGGCGGGATCGACATCGTGGTGAACAACGCGAGCGCGATCCAGATCGAGGGGTCGGAGACGCTGCCGATGAAGCGCTACGACCTCATGCAGAACATCAACACGCGCGGCACCTTCCTCGTGTCGCGGACCTGCGTGCCTCACCTGAAGAAGGGCACGAATCCGCACGTGCTCACGCTCAGCCCGCCGCTGAACATGAAGCCGCACTGGTTCAAGAACCACCTCGGCTACACGCTCGCGAAGTACGGCATGAGCATGTGCACGCTCGGCATGGCCGCCGAGTACGCGGATGACGGCATCGCGTTCAACTCACTGTGGCCGCGGACGATCATCGCCACCGCCGCGGTGCAGAACCTGCTCGGCGGGGACGAGGCGATGGCCCGCTCGCGCAAGCCCGAGATACTCGCGGACGCCGCCCACGCCATCCTCGTGCGCGACTCGCGCGAGTGCACCGGCAACTTCTTCATCGACGACGAAGTGCTCGCCGAGGAGGGGACCACGGATCTCTCGGATTACACGTACGGCAACGCCGGCGAGCTGCAGACAGACATCTTCCTCGACGCCTAG
- the fgd gene encoding glucose-6-phosphate dehydrogenase (coenzyme-F420): MLKLGYKASAEQFGPRELLEYGVLAEELGYDSVVVSDHFQPWRHDGGHAPFSFAWLGALGERTSRIELGTSVVAPSYRYHPGIVAQAMATLGVLYPGRVFLGVGTGEAMNETPLGVHWPEQKERFQRLKEASLLMKQLWADERVTFEGNYFHTDNATVYDRPEGGVPLYIAASGPAAARLAGRIADGFITTSGKAPELYAEKLIPAVQEGADKEGRSMSEIELTIEMKVSYDTDRDRAMEDTRHWGALALTPEEKVGVEDPLEMQRLADALPAERAASRWIVSDDPDEQVARIRPYLDLGFTHLTFHFPGEDQERALRLYAEQVLPRLREGAKAAAA, encoded by the coding sequence ATGCTCAAGCTTGGATACAAGGCCTCGGCCGAGCAGTTCGGTCCGCGCGAGCTGCTCGAGTACGGGGTGCTCGCGGAGGAGCTCGGCTACGACAGCGTGGTGGTGTCGGACCACTTCCAGCCGTGGCGCCACGACGGCGGCCATGCGCCCTTCTCGTTCGCGTGGCTCGGCGCACTGGGAGAGCGCACCTCCCGTATCGAGCTCGGCACGAGCGTGGTGGCGCCGAGCTACCGCTACCACCCGGGGATCGTGGCGCAGGCGATGGCCACGCTCGGCGTGCTCTACCCGGGCCGTGTGTTTCTCGGCGTGGGCACCGGCGAGGCCATGAACGAGACGCCGCTCGGCGTGCACTGGCCGGAGCAGAAGGAGCGTTTCCAGCGGCTCAAGGAGGCGTCCCTCCTCATGAAGCAGCTGTGGGCGGACGAGCGCGTGACCTTCGAGGGCAACTACTTCCATACGGACAACGCCACGGTCTACGATCGCCCGGAGGGCGGCGTGCCGCTCTACATAGCGGCCTCTGGCCCTGCCGCCGCGCGGCTCGCCGGCCGCATCGCGGACGGCTTCATCACCACGAGCGGCAAGGCGCCCGAGCTCTATGCGGAGAAGCTGATCCCGGCCGTGCAGGAGGGCGCGGACAAGGAGGGCCGCTCGATGTCAGAGATCGAGCTGACGATCGAGATGAAGGTGTCCTACGACACCGACCGCGACCGCGCGATGGAGGACACGCGGCACTGGGGCGCGCTCGCCCTCACCCCTGAGGAGAAGGTGGGCGTGGAGGACCCGCTCGAGATGCAGCGCCTGGCCGACGCGCTGCCGGCGGAACGCGCCGCGAGCCGGTGGATCGTGTCGGACGATCCCGACGAGCAGGTCGCGCGCATCCGGCCCTACCTCGACCTCGGCTTCACGCACCTCACGTTCCACTTCCCGGGCGAGGACCAGGAGCGCGCGCTGCGGCTCTATGCAGAGCAAGTGCTGCCGCGGCTGCGCGAGGGCGCCAAGGCGGCGGCCGCCTGA
- a CDS encoding PPOX class F420-dependent oxidoreductase, with translation MATQTIERPAERYAADLEALFPGRFLSVTSFKRDGTGVATPLWFVSDGSRLFAFTDLHSPKVWRIRRNPEVLIASCRPDGKLRMAPVPAHAEVLTATPELERVRELLTDRYRISYRLVMLAYRIGRRIRGQSSVADGAALAISVD, from the coding sequence ATGGCCACTCAGACGATCGAGCGCCCGGCCGAGCGGTATGCCGCTGACCTGGAGGCGCTCTTCCCCGGCCGCTTCCTCAGCGTGACGAGCTTCAAGCGCGACGGCACGGGTGTCGCCACGCCGCTCTGGTTCGTCTCCGACGGAAGCCGCCTGTTCGCATTCACCGACCTTCACTCGCCGAAGGTGTGGCGCATCCGCCGCAACCCCGAGGTGCTGATCGCCTCCTGCCGCCCGGACGGCAAGCTCCGCATGGCGCCGGTACCGGCGCACGCGGAGGTGCTCACGGCAACTCCGGAGCTGGAGCGCGTGCGGGAGCTCCTGACCGACCGCTACAGGATCTCGTACCGGCTCGTGATGCTCGCGTACCGGATCGGCCGCCGCATCCGTGGGCAGAGCAGCGTGGCTGACGGGGCGGCCCTGGCGATCAGCGTCGACTAG